taaaaatggaaaatgtaCTGGCAATTTTCTACCAGGACATTATCCAGTAATTTTACAGAAATGTATGTTAACCTTTAAAACACAACCTAAATGCAAtgcattcaaaataataataataaaaaaataaataatataataataattattataataataaaaacaatacagaAAATTCCTTCATATTTAAACAGTATTTGTCCTTAGTGAATATCCTGGATGTCCCAAAAtaagcatttaaataacataCACAACCTGTAGAATTTGCTAGGGGTTAAATATGAGTAAAGAATAAGTGTGGTTGCAATCTAACCACTATATGTCTTTTATGGAACCGAAAGCTATATGGGTGGAGGAATGATTTGTCTCAACAGGAAGGTTTCCCAAGAGGCTTTGTCACAAATAGCCAACCGTCCACTTCTTCATGTCCAGAGAACTGCCAGTGTGAGCTGAACAAAATCTGTGGTCAAGGCTTTTCAATAAAGGAATTTCCAAAATCCATCCCCCCAAACACCAATACCCTCTTAATCACCAACACCAGCATACAATCATTAAAACCAGCTGATTTTGAGACTTTTGCTGAGACCCTGTGTTTGCAGCCAAGGATTCAAAAATAGCCATGGTGGAACCTCATACATTTAAGCAAACCCACAATCTCTTTGTCTTAGGTTTCAGTGGGACAATGCTAACCTCTCTGCCAAAAGATCTGTTTCAGAATCTATAAGCATTATCAATGTTAACGCTCAGTAACAACAAAATAGAAGATCTGCAACCATCTCTTTTCACCCCTCTTGTAGTTCTGAAAATATTAGACTTAAGCAGTAACCGTCTAACCTCTCTGCCAGAAGATGCTTTTCAGCGTTTAGAAAAGCTGGAACAGCTCATGTTACAGAGAAACTCAATCAGAAAGCTTTCCAGCAGTACTTTTCGAGGACTCAATAATCTCAGATCCCTGTTCCTCCAGCAAAatcattggtaacactttacaatacggttcattagttaacattagttaactacattagttaacatgaactaataatgaactgcacttatacagcatttattaatctttgttaatgttaatttcaacatttactaatacattattaaaagcttgttagttcacagtgcattaactaatgttaacgcactgtgaactaacatgaacaaacaatgaacaactgtattctcattaactaacactaacgaagattagtaaatacagtaacaaatgtattgctcattgttagttcatgttagttaatccattaactaatgtttaacaaatgaaccgtattgtaaagtgttaccaaatcatTTAACAGATATACCAGCAGGCATCTTTGATGACCTGGTAAACCTCGAGATATTGCATCTTCAAGACAACAAAATCACACAGCTACCAGCAAATCTTTTCTCAAATTTGCAGAAGCTGAAGAAACTCTACCTCTCCAACAATCAGTTGTCATTGCTTACCAGTGCAATCTTTTTTAATCTTCATAACCTTACTcatatatcactgtacgagaaCCAACTCAGTAGTTTAATGCCTGGGACTTTTGGTCCAATCGCCCTCCAGGAGCTCTGGCTGTACGACAACATGTTAACCCACCTTGAGGAGAATGTGTTCAGCAACTTAACTGAGATTCGACTTTTGGTGCTTAGTAGGAACCGGATCCAGCACATCTCCCCTGGTGCTTTCAACGGCTTGATGAAGCTAGAGGAAATTTCTCTTCATACTAATCGATTAAACAGTATTGAGGCTGGGATATTCAAAGACCTTCCCAAGTTAGCTAACATATCTATAGAGAATAATCAAATACAGCACATACCCATAAAACTCTTGGATGGTGTGTCCCGGTTAAAACTTCTGGAGCTTCAAAACAATTCTCTACCAAACTTGCAAAAAGAATTTCTAAACTCTTTGTCTAAAGTTGATAATATTATACTTTCTCAAAATCCCTGGAGGTGTGACCATGACATAATACCTTTTCGGGATTGGCTTGGACAGTATCCAGAGAAAGTGAAAAACTTtacttctgtgtgtgtgatacGCCTCCATCCCTGAATGGTAGAAATATAGGAAAGCTGAAGGAGGATGATAAGAAGTACCTCTGCACCAGCATTAGACTCCACAACAGTCTCAGAAGAGATAGAGGACACAATTGGATGTGGATCTGTGGGTCAAGGTCTGTCCAAAGACAAAATCATTATCATTGTAGTCATCGTCTGCACTGTCGTCATTGTCAGTCTCATTGCCTGTGTGTTATGGAAGAGGAACAAGCGAGGCAGTCAAGACCTGGACCTTCGAAGAAAGACCAACTTGGTGATCTAACATTAAATGAAAGTTTCTGTAAACTAAGCTGTTCATTGTGTTTCAAATTCCTCTTTTaaccttttaattttttttatggatattttctttatttctttcttgatatattaaaaaaacctACAAAGTTGTGCTTACTAACTTTAATTGCAGATTAGATACAGAATGATTTAATGATCATAACCCTCACAAGTGGTCACACATGAAGTACTGTATTTCCTTTCTTGTCGCTGTCCATGGTTACACGCTCTCTGCAGttctgtatgtttttttttttctcatagcaaaaaattatttttcaaaagctgtaaataaaacaaagattattaaaacacattttacaacaaaatgctttttcattctttctacttcaaaatttcagaTTTTATTTGTGTTACTTGACATTTATTTGTAGTTAATTGTGatatttactagcaatttctgagtgaaaccaAACACcatgtttcttttttcttcacaTGACTACATCTGTTTTACCAATATTGTTTCCCATTCTATGTATATGATGCAGCCATTAATATGATATTATGAGACCAATAATTAGTTCTTTAAAATGGGGACCATTATCTATATTTCAGCTTTGCAGAAACATATTCACACTTCAATATATAAGGcaataagaaaacaaacagtCTAAAAGTACTCACAAAATGGATATaaaatgaacataaaaaaagatgatagaagagatttaaataaactgagaaGTATCTCTAAATTATTGTACTTTGAGATTCGTTTTGAAAGTGAGTTTGATGGTTCCACTCTCTTATCTcttcaaacagaaaacaaactgTCCACACCCTTTCTGCTGCCTTATAGCCATGCAGTAAACACTGGAGAAATGTAGATAAGAGCAGAGCACTACATATGTTTATATTTGCTTCTGGGAACACATTCTGAAAAGTCATTCAGCTACAACAGAAATGAGTGGGTAAGTGTAATTATTTTCAATTTAACGAGACAAATGCAGGTCAggaatataataaaaactgctTGCTagttggttgattgattgattgattgattgattgattgattgattgattgattgattgattgattgattgattgattgattgattgattgattgattgattgattgattgattgattgattgattgattaaaaaagggatagttcacccaaaaattattattatttactcactctcaagttgttctaaacacacattaatttttttcttctgttgaatacaaagaaagaaattatgaagAATTAAGCAGTTGCTGgtccccactgacttccatactatataaaaaaagaaagaaaaaaaaatactgtggaaGTCACTGGGGACCAGAAACTGTTTGCTTTCccacattcttccaaatatcttctttcgtGTTCAGCACAAGAAAGAAACTAATACAAGTTTGATACAACTTGAggttaagtaaataatgacaatttttgggtgaactatccctttacttTTAATACTGGTAAGTCATGAGAACATAATTAGTCttagttattttagattttatGCTATACAAGTTGCTTTGCATAGCTTTAACCTAAAAATTCAATTTGCTGttgatattttattattcaacaggcaaatacatttaaaaagtgcactAGTATTCTTTTACATACTTTTGCACTTGCACTGGAGCTGCACTGAAGATATATGTTCAGGTGAAGACTGCAAAAATAAAGATGTGTATGACAAAACTGTGACAGCAATACCTGaaaaactgaaagatggagccactgaaatattttttgtaCACAGTAAGATTTCTGTCATACCAAAAGGAGCTTTTTCTAAAAACCCTCAAATAAAGAAAATCGAATTTCTCGGGACTTCAACTACGTCCATAGAGGTCGGAGCCTTTGAGGGTTTACCTGATATCACAACCATTGAGATATCTGGCACAAATGTGACATCATTACCCGTGGGTGTTTTTGAGGATCTCATCAACCTTGACAAACttgttttaaaaagtaacaGAATCCGAAGCCTGGAAAATGGGTTATTTGATGATTTAAAAATGCTTCAAGATCTAAGTCTACATATAAATGAGATTAGCTCTATTGAGGAGGGGATATTTGATAGTTTAGAGAATCTTAAACTACTTCAtcttgcaaaaaacaaaattagttCTATATCGACATCTCTTTTTTCCAAACTTAAGAACTTGCGCATTTTCAGGCTTTATGAGAACCAGCTGACCTCTATGCCTGATGGGATTTTTGATCATCTCCCTGATCTGACAGAGATAGCTTTGCAAGGCAAcaaaatctcatttataaaaccaGATTTGTTTCCACACAAAAGTAATTTAGTCAAACTCTTTTTGGACCACAATCTTTTAACTGAACTGCAGCAAGATCTTTTTGTTGGTTTCTCTTCATTAAAGACTCTTACTCTGCATAACAATCAACTCATCCGTCTTCCTACTGTCCTTTTTGGAGAAATGCCTAAAATGACTGAATTGAGTCTAAGCCATAACAATCTCACTGACTTACCAACTGGAGTTTTCAGCCCACTTAAGAAGCTCAAGAAGTTAGACCTTTCATCAAACCAGTTTTCAATGATATCTAAAGACTTTTTTGAAGGTATTGAGAAATTGTCTGATCTGAATCTTCAAAGTAACAAtataaagtcattaaaaaaaGAGGACTTTGAAAAACTTCAGTCTCTTACAACACTTAGACTGGGAAATAATAAACTACAAAGCCTTCCTGGAGATGTTTTTGATGCTCTTCCAAAACTCAATAAACTATATCTTTACAAGAACCCGTGGCAGTGTGACTGTAACCTATTGGAATTCTTTGAATGGATAACGAACAATAAAGACAAGATTAAATCAAAACCTTCAGAAGTTTGTGAGTCCCCAAAAAACCTGGAAAATCAAACAATATCCTCTTTAACAGAAGAACAATTAATATGCCTCACAACTTTACCAAGTACCACCCCTGTCCGTACAAGTACTGTTCCCATGACCACACTGCACACCACAGTTGTCTCAACAACAACCTCAACAACAGCAGTGCCTACAACAACTACTACTTTACAGACAACAACCACACCTGCTCCAACAACAATACCAGTAACAACTCAAACAACTACAACACAGACAACCACACAAGTCATTACTACTACAACACCAACTACTCAACTCACAACTTTGCTTCCAACCACAACCACACCACCCACCACCACTGCTACGACTACAGCTCTGTCAACTACA
Above is a genomic segment from Chanodichthys erythropterus isolate Z2021 chromosome 21, ASM2448905v1, whole genome shotgun sequence containing:
- the LOC137011135 gene encoding carboxypeptidase N subunit 2-like, whose translation is MSGQIHLKSALVFFYILLHLHWSCTEDICSGEDCKNKDVYDKTVTAIPEKLKDGATEIFFVHSKISVIPKGAFSKNPQIKKIEFLGTSTTSIEVGAFEGLPDITTIEISGTNVTSLPVGVFEDLINLDKLVLKSNRIRSLENGLFDDLKMLQDLSLHINEISSIEEGIFDSLENLKLLHLAKNKISSISTSLFSKLKNLRIFRLYENQLTSMPDGIFDHLPDLTEIALQGNKISFIKPDLFPHKSNLVKLFLDHNLLTELQQDLFVGFSSLKTLTLHNNQLIRLPTVLFGEMPKMTELSLSHNNLTDLPTGVFSPLKKLKKLDLSSNQFSMISKDFFEGIEKLSDLNLQSNNIKSLKKEDFEKLQSLTTLRLGNNKLQSLPGDVFDALPKLNKLYLYKNPWQCDCNLLEFFEWITNNKDKIKSKPSEVCESPKNLENQTISSLTEEQLICLTTLPSTTPVRTSTVPMTTLHTTVVSTTTSTTAVPTTTTTLQTTTTPAPTTIPVTTQTTTTQTTTQVITTTTPTTQLTTLLPTTTTPPTTTATTTALSTTSVPTTASTTTLQPTTAPLTTTSVPTTASTTTLQPTTAPLTTTSVPTTASTTTLQPTTAPLTTTSVPTTASTTTLQPTTAPLTTTSVPTTASTTTLQPTSVLTTTSTTTLPSTIAHMTTTLIPTTSTTTVQTTIATTSATTIILIPTTITSQKTTATSLPPSTTTRTTEPFLSTHSSFICTSSPQPILSSPTPTHKNSSCKELMIYYTTMLLVEICCTLVLAKITYSLYCSLEQRETLHTQVNLTHFSYTKSIILRPVEETAAL